A region from the Brachyspira hampsonii genome encodes:
- a CDS encoding TrkH family potassium uptake protein: MKNIFNNKINNQNNPNQTVIQSIDEFLRRISNLVAIAGSIFAIFVLLMQVRQISIYNFYIYNYDKIINIITICFVFILADQIRIAPRKLYIVVPIIQLVGLLLLNFFSRKYYDVYSSRIIWTIAGSILFFLIIVINWLRLSYSKFTLYQMIIASFVFVITLGSLLLYLPLSTVTGKLSFVDALFTATSAVCVTGLSVIDISKEFTLFGQIVLITLIQIGGLGIMSISAIVLLFSVSKGSVQDRVRTLEMFNTQNKDIIRSTIKVIFLSTFFIELLGAVSLFTVMDTNDRLGMRIFSSVFHSISAFCNAGFSLYTDNLHQYSANVVVNVSIMLLITLGGIGYPVMLTVTRAIVNKVKGKRYVFDVQARIVIYTSVILIILGSAFIFFNEYSNSLKDLPLKEKILVSLFQSVSPRTAGFETIAYNSMSSVTIGVVIFLMFVGASPNSTGGGVKTTTLFVFIFSVIAAVFNRPYIVVNGRKIKDDTVNKSVAIVTLAIAISVLASFIMFYIEKSNSMMPILFEAISAISTVGLSLGITPTVTIWSKLILILLMFIGRVGYLTLFMSIGSINKGKYGIIDLPTGEVTIG, from the coding sequence TTATATTTATAATTATGATAAAATTATCAATATTATTACAATATGTTTTGTATTTATACTTGCAGATCAAATAAGAATAGCACCTAGAAAACTTTATATAGTAGTTCCTATTATTCAGCTTGTAGGACTTTTGCTTCTTAATTTTTTCAGCAGAAAATATTATGATGTATATTCCAGCAGAATAATATGGACTATAGCAGGTTCTATACTTTTCTTTTTAATTATAGTTATAAATTGGCTTAGGCTTTCATATTCTAAGTTTACATTATATCAGATGATTATAGCTTCATTTGTATTTGTTATAACATTAGGAAGTTTGCTTTTATATTTACCTTTAAGTACAGTAACAGGTAAATTATCATTTGTTGATGCTTTATTTACTGCAACTAGTGCCGTATGCGTTACGGGGCTTAGTGTTATAGATATTTCAAAAGAGTTTACTTTGTTCGGACAGATTGTATTAATAACTCTTATTCAAATAGGCGGACTTGGTATTATGTCTATATCGGCAATAGTGCTTTTATTTTCTGTGAGTAAAGGCAGTGTGCAGGATAGGGTGAGAACTTTAGAGATGTTTAATACTCAAAATAAAGATATTATAAGATCCACTATAAAGGTGATCTTTTTATCTACTTTTTTTATAGAATTATTGGGTGCTGTTTCTTTGTTTACTGTTATGGATACTAATGACAGATTAGGAATGCGAATATTTTCTTCTGTATTTCACTCTATAAGTGCCTTTTGTAATGCCGGATTTTCACTTTATACTGATAATCTTCATCAGTATTCAGCAAATGTTGTAGTTAATGTTAGCATTATGCTTCTTATTACGCTAGGAGGTATAGGATATCCTGTTATGCTTACTGTTACTAGGGCTATAGTAAATAAAGTAAAAGGAAAAAGATATGTATTTGATGTTCAGGCTAGAATAGTTATATACACAAGTGTTATTTTGATAATATTAGGAAGTGCTTTTATATTTTTCAATGAATATTCAAATTCGCTCAAAGATCTTCCTTTAAAAGAGAAAATATTAGTTTCATTATTTCAAAGTGTAAGTCCAAGAACAGCGGGTTTTGAAACTATTGCATACAACTCTATGAGCAGTGTTACTATAGGAGTTGTTATATTTTTAATGTTTGTAGGTGCTTCTCCAAACAGTACAGGCGGCGGAGTAAAAACTACTACATTATTTGTTTTTATATTTTCAGTAATTGCTGCAGTTTTTAACAGACCATATATTGTAGTTAATGGCAGAAAGATAAAAGATGATACAGTTAATAAATCTGTTGCTATAGTTACTCTTGCAATAGCTATTTCTGTACTTGCTTCGTTTATTATGTTTTATATAGAAAAATCAAATAGTATGATGCCTATACTTTTTGAGGCGATATCCGCTATAAGTACAGTAGGTCTTTCTTTAGGTATAACTCCAACAGTTACAATATGGAGCAAATTAATACTTATATTATTAATGTTTATAGGACGCGTTGGATATCTTACTTTATTTATGAGTATAGGTTCTATTAATAAAGGTAAATATGGTATAATAGATTTACCTACAGGCGAAGTAACTATAGGCTGA
- the yqeC gene encoding selenium cofactor biosynthesis protein YqeC produces the protein MSKIIIVCGGGGKTSYIKKLSESYKDKKVVITTTAKIFKPEKYTETIDAHSFDNENIIVLGKEYDEKKLMYVGYEQLENAIKYADIILIEADGAKYYPIKIPNDEEPIIPKFLYGRIYQIVIIMGLHSLGRKFKEVCFRYNLCSEIDSESIVDLETIKYIADKYYINKLKCSDIKLYLNDFTNNNTITYKKTAFIILASGKSERFNGNKLIHKFKSLNNKTLFENTINKISDVRKLFKEDEKLKNIETSVIVVSIYDDIINKKFENKDYYAFYNYNYNEGISASIKLGINEALKLKADSFAFFVCDMPVLESNDIFNMLKYFYYSHKNIGAMFTGENFSNPAVFSSKYINDILNLEYDSGALKIIKKNIEDCFFYTIDKNKLKDIDTREDLV, from the coding sequence ATGTCAAAAATTATTATTGTATGCGGCGGCGGCGGTAAAACCTCATATATAAAAAAATTATCAGAAAGTTATAAAGATAAAAAGGTAGTAATCACAACTACAGCAAAAATTTTTAAACCTGAAAAATATACTGAAACTATTGATGCTCATTCTTTTGATAATGAGAATATTATTGTATTAGGAAAAGAGTATGATGAAAAAAAACTAATGTATGTAGGATATGAACAATTAGAGAATGCAATTAAATATGCGGATATTATTTTGATAGAGGCTGATGGGGCAAAGTATTATCCAATAAAAATACCAAATGATGAAGAGCCTATTATACCAAAGTTTCTTTATGGGAGAATATACCAAATAGTTATCATTATGGGGCTTCATAGTTTAGGCAGAAAATTTAAAGAGGTTTGTTTCAGATATAATTTATGCAGTGAAATAGACAGTGAAAGTATAGTGGATTTAGAAACTATCAAATATATTGCAGATAAATATTATATTAATAAACTTAAATGCAGTGATATAAAACTATATTTAAATGATTTTACGAATAACAATACTATTACATATAAAAAAACCGCTTTCATTATATTAGCATCTGGTAAAAGCGAGCGTTTCAATGGTAATAAGTTAATTCATAAATTCAAATCTCTTAATAATAAAACATTATTTGAAAACACTATTAACAAAATATCAGATGTAAGAAAATTATTTAAAGAAGATGAAAAGCTAAAAAATATAGAAACTTCTGTAATAGTTGTAAGCATATACGATGATATAATAAATAAAAAATTTGAAAATAAAGATTATTATGCTTTTTATAATTACAATTATAATGAAGGTATAAGTGCTTCTATCAAACTCGGCATTAATGAGGCTTTAAAACTAAAAGCTGATTCATTTGCTTTTTTTGTATGCGATATGCCTGTTTTAGAAAGTAATGATATTTTTAATATGCTTAAATATTTTTACTATAGTCATAAGAATATAGGAGCTATGTTTACAGGAGAGAATTTTTCAAACCCGGCAGTATTCTCATCAAAATATATTAATGATATTTTAAACTTAGAGTATGACAGCGGAGCATTGAAAATTATAAAAAAAAATATTGAGGATTGTTTCTTTTATACTATAGATAAAAATAAATTAAAAGATATAGATACTAGAGAAGATTTAGTTTAA